The DNA segment ttgtaatatatttttttagatatattattttattttttgggggtcaaaaatatttattaaataattattacttatttatgtgatttaattagcttaaaattattttttggtataCTTTTTTGTTGAGAATTTACTAGAAATTATGCTAATATATATGGAATAGGAGTGTAGTACTCACTCTCTCtagattgaaaatttttcatgcATACTCTCCTACTTGGTCTAAATCACATAAATTAGttaaataattagtttaaagtgtaataataataataataaaaatttgttgttcAAATTCTTGCAACTATAATTgatcatatgcatatatattgCTAATATGCACTATTGTTGttggacaatttttttttaatttacccaATTTTGGAACGTTGCATGTGAATTGTTGAGGTTATTTCACCAAAGTGATTTAACCATCAAAATTTGCAAGTTTATGAGTTCATATTTTGTTGATGgggaaaattttagattaatttgtaCAATCGCCTGCCCAAAGGGGGTTATTGtgcaaattaatttaacaacatGAGGATATTGAATGagataaataatttgataaatttatttgcccaaaggaaataaattttaatgaattatttgttgATCTTCATGCTTAGAGAATAGTTGTTTATTGTGGACTCTACCCAAAGGGGAGTTTATGATGGTACAATTGATTCTTGTGTTGTATTACTTAtgattatttaagtttttttttttttttacctattgcCCATAATTGATCTAGTTGCAAAATTTTGTCAATCAGTTTCCTTTGCTGTGAACAACAATAATGCTACAATTGAAATTCTAAGTGGGTTGAACTATAAGAGATGGAGATAAGACATAGAGTTTGTTTTAGGAATGATGGACTTGGACATGAGTCTACGTGAAGATGAACCTCCTAAGCCTACTAATGAAAGCACTGAAGCTATGAGAGCTCATTATGCGAAATGGGAAAGATCGAACCGTTTGAGTCTCATTTCAATCAAGAGGTCCATTGCTGAGCATCTCATTGGAGGAATACCTGAAAGCAACAATGCTAAGGAATTTCTCGTTACTGTGGCAAATAGATACCAAACATCTGACAATGCTGAAGCTAGGCATTTTATGGATGAATAGATGAATATGAGGTATGATGATATAAAAGGGGTTCGTGACTATATCCTAAAAATGGTGCATCTTAAGACTAGATTGAAAGCACTAGACCTTCCCATTCCCGATAAGTTTATTGTTCATCAAGCCCTCAATACTCTACCATCTTCTTTTAACCAAATCAAGACTGCATACAACACCTTGAATCAGTCTTGGGGTGTGAATGACCTGATCACTAAGTGTGTGGCTGAGGAAGAAAAgctgaaaagagaaaagaatgaATCTGCTCATCTCGTTGCTTTTGGAAAAccgaataataaaaaaagagttgaaaagACTAGAAAGCCCAACTTCCATAGtcataagaaaaataagaatttcaagAAGAGTGGGAGTGAAAAGTAGAAGAATGGAAATGCCAAGAACACAGACCTTAAGTGATATCATTGCAACAAAAAGGGTCACAAGAGGTTTGATTGCTTTAAGTTTAAGAATTGGGCATGAGAAATGAGATGCAGTCTATGTTAGACAATGATGTTTGGGAACTTGTTGATCTTCCCAAAGGATATAAACCCATTGGATGCAAATGGGTATTCAAGACCAAAAGAGACAACAAAGGAAATGTTGAAAGATACAAGGCTCGGTTGGTTGCTAAAGGGTATATACAGCGAGAGGGCATTGATTTCACAGAGACTTTCTCACCAGTCTCTACTAAAGATTCCTTTAGGCTAGTTATGGCGTTGGTAGCTCATTTTGACTTAGAGCTTCATtagatggatgtcaagacagcTTTTCTCAATGGTGATTTGAGTGAAAAGGTATACATGTCACAACCTGAAGGAtttaaggaaaatggaaaagagaaCATGGTATGCAGATTGAAAAGGTCAATTTATGGTCTCAAGCAAGCTTCTCTCCAGTGGTACTTGAAATTTGACAAAATTGTGACGTCTTTTGGTTTTATAAAGAACAAGTTTGATCACTGCGTTTACATGAAGGTTAATGGGAGCAAATACATTTTCATGGTtctttatattgatgacatTCTACTTGCTAGTAGCGATGTGAATCTCTTGAATGATACCAAGTGTATTTTGTCTGCTAATTTTAACATAAAGGATCTTGGAGAAGCATTTTTTGTGTTGGGTATTGAGACTTATCGTGATAGGTCTCGAAACCTCCTTAGGCTATCTTAAAGAGCCTATATCAATCGTGTGCTTAAAAGATTCAATATGCAGACGTGCAAAGCTGGTGATGTACCTATTGTGAAGGGAGATAAACTTAGTAATGAACAGTGTCCAAAGAATGATTTGGAAAAGGATGCAATGAAGACTATTCCTTATGCTAGTGCCATTGGTAGCCTGATGTATGTACAAGTATGTACAAGACCTGATATCACTTTCATTGTTAATATTCTTGGTAGATATTTATCGAACCCTGGACATGATCATTGGGTTGCTGCAAAGAAAGTCATGAGATATCTACATAGAACGAAGGATTTTATGCCTGTGTATAGGAGGGTGGATAATCTCCAGGTAGTTGGATACTCAGATTCTGATTTTGGTGGTTGTTCTGATGATTGCAAATCTACTTCAGGATACATTTTTATGTTAGCCGGTGGAGccatttcatggaaaagtgcCAAACAGAGCCTAATTGCATCCTCGACCATGTATGCTGAGTTTGTAGCTTGTTATGGTGCATCATCTCAAGTTGTTTGGCTAAGAAATTTGATTTCAGAGTTGCAAGTTGTTGATTCCATCTTTTGATCCATTGTGATTTATTGTGACAATAATGCAGCTGTGTTCTACTCTAAGAACAATAAGATTAATACGGGTTCTAAGCATATGGAAATCAAGTACCTTATAGTAAAGGACTTAGTGAAGAAATGAGATATTGTGATTGAGGACATAAGAACTGAGTCTATGCTAGCTAATCCTCTAACCAAAGGTTTAAAGCCCATAACGTTCAAGGAACATGTTGTGAATATGGGTGTCATTAAGTCTTTTGATTCTTTGGTTTAGTGGGAGCTTTTGTGATTTcctttatttcaattattgttttatGTAAACATTGATCATTATTGTTCTGCGACTtgcaaaattaaaatctttttattatgatcatcataattaagtattatattaTAGCATGTCGTAATTGAATTACATACAACATGGTATCTTGAGATATTGAACCTTAAGAATTACAGTTGTATACTGTTGGATGTCACAAATACCACTATTTTGAGATTTTGTGGTGCATTGTTGGTGACATATGACTTGTTAAAGTCAAgcaattttatattgtttagaaattgcagcaatttcattttgttgagaaattgcaattacaatttcattttgctGGTAAATTGTAATGAGGACTGATAAGAAACAATGCATATAGATGATGATCACATGTTGGCATTGATTTCTTACTACACTACTGAGTTTACGATCCATGTCGATATGGTTATAAATATTCGTGACTATAAGGGGCATTATGTTTGTTGAGATTAACATATAGACCATTATAGTCCAATATTAAGACCATGTTGGACCGGATAAGTTTAACAAGATGCTACTTATAGACTatcttttctttaaataaaaaaaaaggtgtggccacacaaaataaatttttctgTACTTAA comes from the Vitis vinifera cultivar Pinot Noir 40024 chromosome 12, ASM3070453v1 genome and includes:
- the LOC132254723 gene encoding secreted RxLR effector protein 161-like; amino-acid sequence: MQTCKAGDVPIVKGDKLSNEQCPKNDLEKDAMKTIPYASAIGSLMYVQVCTRPDITFIVNILGRYLSNPGHDHWVAAKKVMRYLHRTKDFMPVYRRVDNLQVVGYSDSDFGGCSDDCKSTSGYIFMLAGGAISWKSAKQSLIASSTMYAEFVACYGASSQVVWLRNLISELQVVDSIF